One segment of Salvelinus alpinus chromosome 1, SLU_Salpinus.1, whole genome shotgun sequence DNA contains the following:
- the dexi gene encoding dexamethasone-induced protein homolog has protein sequence HSTYARLDSLESLLNELPYMFYLGLFFVNVLILYYAFLMEYIVLNVGIVFLPEDMDQALVDLGVLSDPASVPYDTDTELDVFERYLE, from the coding sequence CACTCAACTTATGCTCGACTAGATTCGTTGGAATCGCTCCTCAACGAACTTCCCTATATGTTTTATCTGGGCCTGTTTTTTGTGAACGTTTTGATCCTATACTATGCCTTTCTAATGGAATACATCGTCCTTAATGTGGGTATAGTGTTTCTACCGGAAGATATGGACCAGGCGCTGGTGGACCTAGGGGTACTATCTGACCCGGCCTCTGTCCCTTACGACACGGACACAGAACTCGATGTGTTCGAGAGGTACCTGGAGTGA